TACCTTTTATATAGTATTGGGAATTTGCACTGCTCGATCCGGCCCAAAACCCCAAGGGTGAGCTAATTAAAAACCCCCCGGCATAAAAGGCGGGTAGTCACAAGGACAAATTGTGAACCTACCCCAAAGGTGAACCGAATACGAACCGGGAGCAGCACTTAAGTGCTACTCCCGGTATTGGTTTATACAATTTGATGCTTTTTGAAGGAACGGTAGGCAAACGGCGTAAGCAGAATGCTTATTACCGCCGCAAATACCGGCAGAAACACGCAGGGCTTTATGACCAATCCGAACAGCTCGTATTGAATTTCGGCGGCCGCTCCCCAGATGGCCATCATATTTGTCGGAAGAAGATGAAACAGATTGTACAGCGTAATGTTTGTTTCTGGGACAAAGAGGAACATTGGCACAATCAGCAGCAGGCCCACAAGAATAATCACGCCAAACGGTGATTTCAGCCGCGCGGACAGCAGCATGGTGATTGCCGCCGTCATCAGGCAGGCAAAAAAAGCGCAGGTAGCAAGGATCAGCGCCGTTTGTTTCATAGTCAGGGGATAGGGCGACATCGGCATATAAAGCTGCAGCGGAACATCCGCGCCGTCAAAGCCGAAGAGGAACAGGGAAAGAAAATAACCAACTGTGGTAAGTACCAGGGAAATCGCCGCCGCCAGCGAAAATCCGGTAAACAGCTTGGCCCCGATGAGCTTGTTTTTCCCATGCTTTGAAGCCAGAATGAGTTGATCGGCGCCGGAAGCGTACTCGCCGGAAAACAGCGGAGCAATGCAGATAGCCATGACAAAGGCGGCTGTCAGGCCGAATGTGTATATGGCAACAAAAAAACGCGCATAGCCGTCCGTATAGGCAATCGTAAAGGGTGTTTCGATCTGCGCGTCCAAAGCCAGCACGCTATCCTTTGCTTGTTCGCTCATATTCGTCGCTTCCACAAGCTTAACCTGCTTATCGCGCCGCGCCTCGTAAAGCTGATCGGCCCGCTCTTCAGTCAAAGTCTGAAAATCTGTCATGCCGAAAGGAGCGGACTCCATGTTGTAAATTGCGCGGACAAGGGAATAAACTGCGCTGTATGGACGCGCAAACGTCTGATATTCCACGGTGTCCGAATACCTGTCGCTGTCTGGAATTTTTGCGTAGGCGTTTACCGCCTCCGCGATCAGCTTCTCATCAAGCTTACGTCCGGCAAGCGCGCGTTCATAAGCCCTGTCCCTGACCATGGCCTCGTAATTGGATTCGTATACTTCACCATTGACATAGTAATTGCCGAGCAGCGTGCCGCAGACGCTGAAAGCGGTAACGAGCACCGCCAAAAGAAGTGCGGCCTGCACGCTCCTTTTGCGCAATATCTTTTTATATTCAAAGCCCACCAAACTCCAGAAATTACTCATTATCCGCTCACCCCACTGAAATAATACAGGTAAAGATCCTCCAAAGAAGCCTGCACATTTACCGCCGAATCGCATGGCTTATGCTCGCAGATCAGGCGCAAAGATACATCTTGGTTCTCTTGCCGCAAATTGATCACGGGGTACTTTTCACACAATGCATCCGCCTCCGTCTGCAGCACAACGCACTCCCAAACCTTGCCCGTTATGGTTTGGATGATTCCCTCCAGCGTCCCCTGGTGAATCATCTGGCCGTCCTTCATCACCAAAATCGTATCGGCAATATGCTCCACGTCCGAAACGATATGGGTGGAAAGCAGCACAATCCGGTCGGCGCCGAGGCGGGAAATCAGATTGCGAAAGCGTATCCGTTCCTTGGGATCAAGTCCGGCTGTCGGTTCATCCAAGATCAGGATCTTCGGGTCGTTCAGCATCGACTGTGCGACGCCAAGCCGCTGCTTCATGCCGCCTGAAAAGGTCTTGATCTTCTTTTTCGCTTCCTTTTCGAGAGAAACCAGTTCCAGCAGCTCCCGTGATTTTTCCAATGCCCTGACTTTTGGCAACCCTTTAAGCGTGGCAATGTACAGCATAAAGTCCAGTGCGGTAAACTCTGGATAGTATCCAAATTCCTGCGGAAGATACCCCAGTGCTTCCCGATAATCCTCGTGATTCACATCAATCCCGTTAAAAGTAATCGTCCCCAATGTCGGAACCAGCACACCGCACATCATCCGCATCAGGGTGGTCTTCCCCGCGCCGTTCGCTCCAAGCAGACCGTACACGCCTTGATGAAGATCCAGAGAAATACGGTCGCAGGCAATTTTACTGCCATAGTGTTTTGTCACTCGGTCAAGAGTAAGCTGTTCCATGTTCTATCCTCCGTTTGTTTAAGAAGACGCCGTATCTGAATGCCGACGAGCAAAGCGCCGGCGGCAAATACAAGCATCCAGTAAATCAGGAATGTGTTCGAATAGAGAACCTGCATCGTCGTGCTGAATATAACATTCGTCATGCTGACAAGGCAGGCCGCCGCGGCACAGCCGTATATGCTTTCTCTGCCGTAAATTTTGTTCAGTATCAGCAGGCAAACACCGCAGGTGATGAGATAAGGCGCAAGCAGGTACGTTGCGGCCTGCAGCAGCCCGTATGGCGATACCCGGCTGATAAAGGCCAGCAGCATAGCCAGAACAAGAAAATTTCCTCCGCCTAAAATGGCCGCGCGTGCTATAATAATTTGCTGCAAGCTGAACCGGCAGCTTATTTCCAGTTCCGCCATGCGGTAAGCGGCAGAGCGGTAAATTTCCGTAGCTGTCAACAGTGCCAGAAAAGGCAGAAGTGCGGAAATGATCCATATCTTTTCCATTTCAATATGCCAGTTTGCAGACAGTGGGGACAAGAATGCAACTGCCCAGCCGGCGAGTACAATCAATACGGAAAGCGCCCAGATCCGTTTGCGGATATAGCCGAGCTGGCTGAGAAAGAAATCCCGGCGGGTGATTTCGGGATAGCGCAGCGACGCCAAAAACCGCTTTTTATCCACAGGCTCCGGTGCTTCAAAGGATAACCGCAGAGCGTTTTTCAGTTTTTTATTCATTGGAATCCCCCTCTCTGAGCAATGCTTTCAGGGCCGCCAGTGCGGAACTTATCCTGCGGTAAACAGTGAAGCGGGACATGCCCATGATCACCGAAATCTCACCGACGGAAAGCTCGTTTGCGTACCGCAGGAGCAGCAACTCCCGTTCCTTTTCCGGCAGTGTTTTCAGCGCCTGCCGCACCGCGATTTTAAGTTCCAGCCTTTCCATAGAATCGTAATCGGGCAATTCATCGGGAAAACCCCCAGGCTGTTTTTTACGGAAAGCGTCCATGCAGAGATTTCGCGCGATGGTATAAAGGTATGCAAGCAACTTGCCGCGTTCTATGTAGGAGCTCTGCGCAAAGTATTTGAGGAAGGTTTCCTGGGCCAGGTCTTCCGCTAAAGAGGGATCGCCAACCTTATAATAGCAATAGCGATAGATTTTATCGTATTGTTCTTTGATATCGATTGACACCTCAAAACCTCCTCTCAATTGTTTAACGGTGGATTGCACTCAAATGTGCGGGTTGAATAAGAAATATTTCATTGATGCCAAGAAACAGGTATTCTTAATGATCAAATCAAGGAGTCAATCCAATCTTACCCTCGCCAGCATCTCCTCGCCGGAGATTTTGCCCTCCACATAATCCCGCCGGGACTGACTGGCGGCGGCGGACCAGGCTTTGAACTGCTCCTCGGTCAAATCCCTGCCACTGTGCTCCCCGGCATATTTCCCCGCCGCTCGGTACCGGCGGGAATAGACCTTGTTGTACTCGGTGAGGTATTGCTGTAAATATGTGTCGGCTTCAATCCCTTTTTCAAAGAACAACTTGGCGCCCACCTGCTTGCAGGTTCGCTTGCCCTTGTACGGCCTGTCGCAGAAATCCCGCTTGCGCTTATCGGCCAGCACGAAATACCTTCCGCAGAGCTTGCACCGCTTCACATACTGCCCGTTTTTCAGCATCTCGGTAAATTCGAAGAACAGCATCTCATCAAGATACTCGATCAGGTAGTAGGGCATCAGGCTCACGCCCTCAACCCCCTGGTGCATGATTTCCGGCAGGTCATCCTGTTCGGTCAGCTTCCAGTCATGGATATCCCGAAGCGTATCGATATCCACCTTACCTTTCTTTTTTGGCAGTAGCGCATACTGCATTTTCACCGCGGCGTCCCCGAACTCGGGGTGCCCCTTCATAAACTCACACAGCCGCTCGGACATGATTTTGTCCGGGCGGTTTTCTCTGTCCAGGCACACGTCGACCGCTTCCCGGAAAACCTTCTGAAGCTCGATGACACGCTCCAATTCCTCCAAACAGACAGCAAGCTGTTTGAGCTGTTCGGCGTCGATATCGTCCTTGTAGTAGATAGGCGTTTTCAAAATGTTGTTGAGCAGCCCTACAAGAAAGAAGAACGCATAGCTGTGCTTATGCTTCAGTGTTTCGGCCACATTGTAAACGGCGTTTCGGATTTCCTGATAGTGCTCTATTGTGAGCGGAATACCTTTCGCCGCGTCCAACCGCAGCCGGTACTCGCTCAAATCCAGTTCTGCAAAGTCAATTAATCCCTGCCCGATGTGCTTTTCCGCATACTGCCCGTTATGGACCGCGTCAGTAAAGGGCATGAAATGCACCAAGCCATCGCTGCCGTAAAAGACCCGGACGTGCGGATACTGCGCCATGCTTTTCTCCTTTCTGCAAATAATCGAATTCCGTTAAAATCCGTCATTTGCGCTTCCCTGTGTACTCCGGATTTTGTCTGTACGATAATGATAACACAAAGAATGAATAATTTTAATTTACGATTCATTATCATGCAGGAGGTGAGTTCGATGCACAGTATGAAAACCCTCCCGTTGGGAGGGGCAAGCATAGCGTTCGGCTGTACGCCTAACGCATAAAAGGCGGGGCGCTGCCCCACACCCCGTAATGACGAAAGGAGCGAATGCGTATATGAAAAGCGAACGGTTCGACATCCGAATGACAACCCAGGAAAAGGCATCAATCATCGGCAGGGCAAAACGGACGGGCCGGACAACCTCGGAATTTATGATCGACACTGCTCTGAACCGGAAGATTATCGTCATCGACAGTCTTCCGGAAATGGTCAGTCAGCTGAAAGCTCTCGGCAGAAACCTCAACCAGCTGACGGTGCTTTGCAAATCGAGTAGGAGGCTACCCATTAGTTGAGTAGCCGACCTCCCACACCACCGTGCGTACCGTTCGGTACACGGCGATTCCTTAGTTTACGCTGTGACTTGTCGATACTCTGAAAAGAATAGGAACCCAAACCCTTTGAGTACATCATTACTGAGGGATTTGGATAGGATTGGGCTATTGGAGGTTCTCCAGTAGCCTTTCCTCGTGTTTGCGTACTCCCAGGCTTTCTGCTTTTGGACCCCGAGCGATTTGAGCATTTTAAATCTTGTTCTCACCCGTTTCCACTGTTTCCAGAAAATCATGCGAATACGTCTTCTCATCCATTCATCCGTTTGTGACAACAATCTCTTCATATCGGCTATCTTGAAGTAGTTAACCCACCCCATAATATAGCGTCTGAGCTTCATTACTCTAAGTTCGCTGCCCATTCCGTTACTTCTGGAGGTGAGCTCTTTCACTCTACTTTCCATTTTTGCAGCCGATTTCGGATGGATTCTAACTCTTGCCTTGCCTTTTGCTCGGTAGAACGCAAACCCAAGAAATTTCACTTTTCCTACGTAGTCGACCACCGTTTTCTCTCTATTCACTTTGAGGAATAGCTTCTTCTCGATAAGAGGAAGTATGCTCTCAAATGTGCGGTTTGCACTTCTTCTGCTTCTACAAAAGATTAGCAGGTCGTCCGCATAGCGGACGAACCTGTGCCCCCTTATTTCAAGTTCTTTGTCCAGTTCGTTTAGCATGATGTTACTAAGAATCGGACTTAGTGGTCCGCCCTGTGGTACGCCGATTTCCGTTTCTTCGAAGCTGTGCTTGATTACTACTCCCGCTCTCAGGTATTTGTGAATTAGGGATATTACTCGCCCGTCTTTTATGGTTCTGGATAGCACTTCTATCAGTTTACTTTGGTTGACTGTATCGAAGTATTTCTCCAAATCCATGTCTATAACATAATCATATCCTTCGTCTATGTTCTCTTGGCATTTCCTGATGGCTTGGTGAGCACTTCGCCCAGGTCGAAACCCGTAGCTGTTGTCCAAAAATTGCTTCTCATATATCGGTGTTAGTACTTGAGCTATTGCCTGTTGTACTACTCGGTCTACCACCGTAGGTATTCCCAGTTTTCTTTTCTTCTTCCCGTCTTCTTTTGGTATCTCTACCCTTCTAACAGGGTTAGGACGGTATTTTCCGTCCTAGATTGATTGCCTGAGTTGGCATCCGGTTTCTTTGAGATATTGCAGAAGTTCATCTACTCCCATCCCATCGATTCCGTGAGCACCTTTGTTTGATTTGACTCTTTTGTACGCTCTGTTCATGTTGTTTCTATCTACGATTTCCTCAAGCAGTCTCTCCTTCGACATGTCTGCGTTGGTAATGTTGTTTTCAGTTATCCTCAGAGGATTACGCACTCCCGCATATCCTTCGTGTTCCGCACTATTCTTTTGCGGTGAGCCTTCCATATGACTATTGTCTGCTGGAAGTTGGCTGCACTTCGTTCCTTCTTTGGTAACATTCATTTACTATCACCTCCTAAGGTTCAGCCCTTCCCCAATGGCGTCGACTGCATTGGGTAGTATGGCATCTGCTGACTTCTCATGACAAATCTTGTTTTAACCGTGATTTGAAGTTTATCTCCTCACGTCCATGAGATCTCCCCGGGTAAGAGCGCAGTCTTTCCTTCCATCTATCTGTCACATTTACACCGTAGGCTTCCGGATAGTCTAGGGCTTCAGTTTGTTTTGCAACCTTACCCAGCCTACATATGCCTGATGTGATTCCTGTTCGTCAGACCAGAAGTTTGCCTCCGGCTTCCTTCAGATTCCACCTCGCGGTGAACACCCTTGCCTTTAGCTATGTGCTTAGCACTATCAATCCGCACTCGGGACTTGCACCCGTTAGACTACACCCATGCCGGGCGCACAAAAAGCAGAGCGGACAGCCGAAACTGTTCGTCATTAAGAAGTCACGCAGAATATCCATCTGTTC
This genomic interval from Desulfoscipio sp. XC116 contains the following:
- a CDS encoding ABC transporter permease, with product MSNFWSLVGFEYKKILRKRSVQAALLLAVLVTAFSVCGTLLGNYYVNGEVYESNYEAMVRDRAYERALAGRKLDEKLIAEAVNAYAKIPDSDRYSDTVEYQTFARPYSAVYSLVRAIYNMESAPFGMTDFQTLTEERADQLYEARRDKQVKLVEATNMSEQAKDSVLALDAQIETPFTIAYTDGYARFFVAIYTFGLTAAFVMAICIAPLFSGEYASGADQLILASKHGKNKLIGAKLFTGFSLAAAISLVLTTVGYFLSLFLFGFDGADVPLQLYMPMSPYPLTMKQTALILATCAFFACLMTAAITMLLSARLKSPFGVIILVGLLLIVPMFLFVPETNITLYNLFHLLPTNMMAIWGAAAEIQYELFGLVIKPCVFLPVFAAVISILLTPFAYRSFKKHQIV
- a CDS encoding ABC transporter ATP-binding protein is translated as MEQLTLDRVTKHYGSKIACDRISLDLHQGVYGLLGANGAGKTTLMRMMCGVLVPTLGTITFNGIDVNHEDYREALGYLPQEFGYYPEFTALDFMLYIATLKGLPKVRALEKSRELLELVSLEKEAKKKIKTFSGGMKQRLGVAQSMLNDPKILILDEPTAGLDPKERIRFRNLISRLGADRIVLLSTHIVSDVEHIADTILVMKDGQMIHQGTLEGIIQTITGKVWECVVLQTEADALCEKYPVINLRQENQDVSLRLICEHKPCDSAVNVQASLEDLYLYYFSGVSG
- a CDS encoding RNA polymerase sigma factor, producing MSIDIKEQYDKIYRYCYYKVGDPSLAEDLAQETFLKYFAQSSYIERGKLLAYLYTIARNLCMDAFRKKQPGGFPDELPDYDSMERLELKIAVRQALKTLPEKERELLLLRYANELSVGEISVIMGMSRFTVYRRISSALAALKALLREGDSNE
- a CDS encoding DUF6076 domain-containing protein, which encodes MAQYPHVRVFYGSDGLVHFMPFTDAVHNGQYAEKHIGQGLIDFAELDLSEYRLRLDAAKGIPLTIEHYQEIRNAVYNVAETLKHKHSYAFFFLVGLLNNILKTPIYYKDDIDAEQLKQLAVCLEELERVIELQKVFREAVDVCLDRENRPDKIMSERLCEFMKGHPEFGDAAVKMQYALLPKKKGKVDIDTLRDIHDWKLTEQDDLPEIMHQGVEGVSLMPYYLIEYLDEMLFFEFTEMLKNGQYVKRCKLCGRYFVLADKRKRDFCDRPYKGKRTCKQVGAKLFFEKGIEADTYLQQYLTEYNKVYSRRYRAAGKYAGEHSGRDLTEEQFKAWSAAASQSRRDYVEGKISGEEMLARVRLD